A single region of the Lotus japonicus ecotype B-129 chromosome 4, LjGifu_v1.2 genome encodes:
- the LOC130710442 gene encoding 12-oxophytodienoate reductase 3-like translates to MVIVYQFLLLLHKLHSFTLHLTMAEISNLAQGGLTLFAPYKMANFNLSHRVVLAPMTRCRGLNGIPNSGLVEYYAQRSTPGGLLITEGTLISPTAAGFANVPGIYSEEQVEAWRNVVDAVHAKGAIIFCQLWHVGRASHAVYQPGGFAPISSTSKPLSSRWKILMPDGSHDVYPEPRALSISGIQEVVQDYRQSAINAIRAGFDGIEIHSAHGYLIDQFLKDGINDRTDKYGGSLENRLRFLTEVVQAAVSGIGAERVAVRISPAIDHLDATDSDPLGLGLAVVERLNNLQKELGRKLSYLHVTQPRFSAYERKAPSDEEEEANMLRKLRKAYEGTFMSSGGYTRELGMEAVEQGDADLVAYGRLFISNPDLVLRLKLNAPLNKYDRMTFYTSDPVIGYTDYPFLKEEN, encoded by the exons ATGGTTATTGTATACCagttcctccttcttcttcataaGTTGCATTCTTTTACATTACATCTCACAATGGCAGAGATTTCCAACTTAGCACAAGGAGGCCTCACCCTCTTTGCTCCTTACAAGATGGCAAATTTCAACCTCTCTCATAG GGTGGTGCTGGCACCAATGACAAGATGCAGAGGATTGAACGGGATTCCAAACTCAGGGCTTGTTGAGTACTACGCTCAGAGATCAACTCCAGGTGGATTGCTCATCACTGAAGGAACCTTGATCTCTCCCACTGCTGCTGG GTTTGCCAATGTTCCTGGAATATATTCAGAAGAGCAAGTTGAGGCATGGAGGAATGTAGTGGATGCAGTGCATGCTAAAGGAGCTATTATCTTTTGTCAATTGTGGCATGTTGGTCGTGCATCTCATGCAG TGTACCAGCCTGGTGGGTTTGCACCCATTTCCTCCACAAGCAAACCTTTATCATCAAGGTGGAAAATTCTCATGCCTGATGGGTCCCATGATGTTTACCCAGAGCCTCGTGCACTCAGCATTTCTGGGATTCAAGAAGTAGTGCAGGACTATAGGCAATCAGCAATCAATGCAATTCGAGCAG GTTTTGATGGAATTGAGATTCATAGTGCACACGGGTATCTCATTGACCAATTCCTGAAGGATGGAATCAATGATCGAACAGATAAATATGGTGGATCACTTGAGAATCGGTTGAGGTTCTTAACTGAGGTGGTTCAAGCTGCTGTTTCTGGTATTGGAGCAGAAAGAGTTGCTGTGAGAATCTCACCAGCAATTGATCATCTTGATGCAACCGATTCTGACCCTCTTGGACTAGGCTTAGCAGTGGTTGAGAGACTCAACAATCTCCAGAAAGAGCTTGGCAGAAAACTCAGCTATCTTCATGTAACTCAACCTCGATTTTCAGCTTACGAACGAAAAGCACCAAgcgatgaagaagaagaagctaatATGTTGCGGAAGCTGAGGAAAGCTTATGAGGGAACATTCATGAGCAGTGGTGGATACACTAGGGAGTTAGGAATGGAAGCTGTAGAACAAGGGGATGCTGATTTGGTTGCATATGGTCGTCTTTTCATCTCCAATCCAGACTTGGTGTTAAGGTTGAAGCTTAATGCACCTTTGAACAAATATGACAGGATGACTTTTTATACTAGTGATCCTGTCATAGGCTATACTGATTACCctttcctcaaggaagaaaatTAG